The following proteins come from a genomic window of Paenibacillus swuensis:
- the flgB gene encoding flagellar basal body rod protein FlgB — MNIFNSVGVQSLERALDASMLRQKVITNNVANVDTPHFKRSEVKFEEYLQASEDALVPRPLTGSRTNPRHFQIGTAQSAPTPSVVTNGTTSMNNNQNNVDIDYEMTELAKNQLKYNTYVQQLNHEFAQLRIATDGRK; from the coding sequence ATGAATATTTTTAACAGCGTGGGAGTTCAATCATTAGAACGTGCTTTGGACGCATCGATGCTTAGGCAAAAGGTTATCACCAACAATGTAGCGAATGTGGATACTCCTCATTTCAAGCGCTCTGAAGTAAAGTTCGAGGAATACCTTCAGGCTTCAGAGGATGCTTTAGTCCCCCGTCCATTGACAGGATCACGGACGAACCCCCGGCATTTTCAAATCGGAACAGCGCAATCCGCGCCAACCCCTTCCGTAGTAACTAACGGAACCACTTCAATGAACAATAATCAAAACAATGTGGATATTGATTATGAGATGACGGAGCTGGCTAAAAATCAGCTGAAATATAACACCTATGTTCAGCAGCTAAATCACGAGTTTGCTCAACTGCGCATAGCTACAGACGGGAGGAAATAA
- the flgC gene encoding flagellar basal body rod protein FlgC: MKLSNGFDASASALTAQRLRMDTISSNIANSETTRGRFVNGQFEPYRRKMIVMEPYQQNSFANVLDQAMSGKTMEKGSEGVKVTRIVEDQTPFKQVYNPTHPDADANGFVNMPNVDVLKEMVDMISATRSYEANVTALNATKSMFMKALEIGR; this comes from the coding sequence ATGAAGCTGTCTAACGGCTTTGATGCCAGTGCTTCGGCATTGACAGCACAAAGATTACGGATGGATACGATATCATCCAATATAGCGAACAGTGAAACTACGCGTGGTCGATTTGTCAATGGTCAATTTGAACCATATCGGCGCAAAATGATTGTCATGGAACCCTATCAACAGAACTCTTTTGCTAATGTGCTAGATCAAGCTATGAGTGGAAAGACGATGGAGAAAGGTTCTGAGGGAGTTAAAGTAACTAGAATTGTCGAAGATCAAACCCCGTTCAAACAAGTTTACAATCCTACACATCCGGATGCGGATGCTAACGGCTTTGTGAATATGCCGAATGTCGATGTGCTTAAAGAGATGGTAGATATGATTTCGGCGACCCGTTCCTATGAAGCTAACGTAACGGCACTGAACGCGACAAAATCTATGTTCATGAAAGCTTTGGAAATTGGAAGGTAA
- the fliE gene encoding flagellar hook-basal body complex protein FliE: MIERAAIQPLKMILPADGGMKTGSSSEVTEKFTAYLQNAMEQINTQQKNVDLLNEKFAIGEADVHQVMIASQKAELGLQLTSQIRNKVIEAYQEIMRTQM; encoded by the coding sequence ATGATAGAAAGAGCCGCAATACAGCCGCTTAAGATGATCTTGCCTGCAGACGGCGGTATGAAGACCGGGAGCAGTTCCGAAGTAACTGAGAAATTCACAGCTTATTTACAAAATGCGATGGAGCAGATCAACACGCAACAAAAGAATGTGGATCTGTTGAATGAGAAATTCGCCATTGGCGAAGCGGACGTTCACCAGGTGATGATCGCATCCCAAAAAGCGGAGCTAGGCTTACAGCTCACCTCTCAAATACGCAACAAAGTGATAGAAGCGTACCAAGAGATTATGAGAACTCAAATGTAA
- the fliF gene encoding flagellar basal-body MS-ring/collar protein FliF translates to MNERLIQYRDRLTGYWTQFNKTQKIMVISAMAMTLLAIILASFYFSKTEYSVAFTDLDSADASAIVTYLEAEGIGYELNPAADGKSVIAVPSAEATRVKIEAEAQNLLQNGSIGYGMFRQSESMFGRTESEFEIANKDALAGEIQQLLNAMNGVNSSKVVVTIPEESVFLPTEEQQQAQASVNIDFKAGYRPNQEQIDSFYNLVSKSVEDLPVDNITVTDSDSELFPSSKSTGNESAGVIDQHFHITNQFNKTIESNVKQFLGPLFGSGNFVVSVVSKLNFDKVNTEEKLFRPVVDDEGITRSLQEIQKSYSGESTAAGGVPGTGQTDVPNYPDGSDTGKTTSEEISRTINYEVDEIHNEISRSPYAIKDLTINVGIEPPDPNNPATLTQDTKDAVKNILVNMVSASLSDNGVEYTPEEMQNKVIILAKAFEGKEVQSASASLNKYLLYGLGGVALALVAGGIVLAIRKRRRDAEMIEEEIPEAPTRIELPTIEMDPARNENQVRKQLEMLAKKRPEEFVNLLRTWLVDE, encoded by the coding sequence GTGAACGAAAGGCTTATCCAATATCGGGACCGCCTAACCGGGTATTGGACACAATTTAATAAGACACAAAAAATAATGGTAATTTCCGCCATGGCAATGACGTTGCTCGCTATTATTCTAGCAAGCTTCTATTTTTCCAAGACAGAGTATTCGGTAGCTTTCACGGATTTGGATTCCGCGGATGCTTCGGCAATCGTCACATATTTGGAAGCAGAAGGCATCGGTTATGAGTTAAATCCTGCAGCAGATGGGAAGTCCGTCATCGCGGTTCCCAGCGCGGAAGCAACAAGGGTTAAGATTGAGGCGGAAGCACAAAACTTACTTCAGAACGGAAGTATCGGGTACGGCATGTTCAGGCAAAGTGAATCTATGTTCGGCCGCACGGAAAGCGAATTTGAAATTGCAAACAAAGATGCGTTAGCGGGAGAAATCCAGCAGTTGCTAAACGCAATGAACGGCGTGAATAGCTCCAAGGTCGTAGTAACCATTCCTGAAGAGAGTGTGTTTCTTCCTACAGAGGAGCAACAACAAGCTCAAGCTTCAGTGAATATCGACTTCAAAGCAGGCTATCGTCCAAATCAAGAACAAATCGATTCCTTCTACAATCTGGTTTCGAAGAGTGTCGAGGACTTACCTGTGGATAACATTACCGTCACCGATTCCGACAGCGAGTTATTTCCGTCATCGAAATCTACGGGGAATGAATCAGCAGGGGTTATAGATCAACATTTCCACATCACTAATCAGTTTAACAAAACTATTGAATCTAATGTTAAGCAATTTCTGGGTCCGCTGTTTGGAAGTGGGAATTTCGTAGTTAGTGTCGTATCCAAGCTAAACTTCGATAAAGTAAACACGGAAGAGAAGTTGTTCAGACCTGTTGTGGATGATGAAGGAATCACTCGATCGTTGCAGGAAATACAAAAATCTTACAGTGGGGAATCTACTGCCGCAGGCGGGGTTCCAGGGACCGGTCAGACGGATGTGCCTAATTATCCCGATGGATCCGATACAGGGAAAACGACCTCAGAAGAAATTTCCAGAACGATAAATTACGAGGTTGATGAAATTCATAATGAAATTTCACGCAGTCCTTACGCTATTAAAGACTTAACCATTAATGTGGGTATTGAACCACCCGATCCGAATAATCCTGCAACATTAACACAGGACACCAAGGATGCCGTCAAAAATATCCTCGTTAACATGGTAAGCGCATCGTTGTCGGACAATGGAGTTGAATATACTCCTGAGGAGATGCAGAACAAAGTCATCATTCTCGCTAAAGCATTTGAAGGTAAAGAAGTCCAATCAGCTTCAGCTTCGCTAAACAAGTATCTTTTATATGGACTTGGCGGTGTGGCGCTAGCGTTGGTAGCCGGCGGAATTGTCCTTGCCATACGTAAGAGACGCCGTGATGCGGAAATGATCGAAGAGGAAATACCGGAAGCACCCACTCGAATTGAATTGCCGACCATTGAGATGGATCCTGCAAGAAACGAGAATCAGGTGCGCAAGCAACTGGAGATGTTAGCCAAGAAACGGCCTGAGGAGTTTGTGAATTTACTACGCACTTGGCTAGTTGACGAATAG
- the fliG gene encoding flagellar motor switch protein FliG, protein MAKVHQGLSGRQKAAILLIALGPEVSAQVFKHLREEEIEQLTLEIANVRKVENTEKESIISEFHEICLAQEYITQGGITYAKEILEKALGSQKALDIINRLTSTLQVRPFDFARKADPAQILNFIQNENSQTIALVLSYLQSEQASVILSSLPQDKQADVAKRIALMDSTSPEVISQVEMVLEQKLSATVTQDYTSAGGIEAIVQILNGVDRGTERTILDSLEIQDPELAEEIKKRMFVFEDIVNIDNRSIQRIIRDIENADLQLALKVASEEVREAIFRNMSKRMAESFREEMEYMGPVRLRDVEEAQTRIVATIRRLEESGEIIIARGGGDDIIV, encoded by the coding sequence ATGGCAAAGGTACATCAAGGATTATCCGGTCGGCAGAAAGCCGCGATTCTATTAATCGCGTTGGGACCGGAAGTTTCGGCTCAAGTATTTAAACATCTCAGAGAAGAAGAAATTGAACAACTGACTCTAGAGATTGCTAATGTTCGTAAAGTGGAGAATACCGAAAAGGAATCCATAATCAGCGAGTTTCATGAAATCTGTCTTGCACAAGAATATATTACTCAAGGCGGGATTACTTACGCCAAAGAAATATTGGAGAAAGCGCTGGGAAGCCAGAAAGCGCTCGATATTATTAATCGGTTGACCTCGACGCTGCAAGTCAGACCTTTCGATTTTGCGCGTAAGGCTGATCCCGCTCAAATTCTGAACTTTATCCAGAATGAGAATTCGCAGACCATCGCGTTAGTACTCTCATACCTGCAATCCGAGCAGGCCTCGGTAATCCTTTCCTCTCTGCCTCAAGATAAACAGGCGGATGTAGCTAAGCGAATTGCTCTTATGGACAGCACCTCGCCGGAAGTGATTTCTCAAGTGGAGATGGTTCTCGAGCAGAAGCTTTCCGCTACCGTTACACAAGATTACACCTCGGCGGGCGGTATCGAAGCGATTGTCCAGATTTTGAACGGCGTTGACCGCGGTACAGAACGTACCATTCTTGATTCACTTGAGATACAGGATCCGGAGCTTGCCGAAGAAATCAAAAAACGGATGTTCGTGTTCGAAGATATTGTCAATATCGACAATCGTTCTATTCAACGTATCATTCGTGACATTGAAAACGCCGATTTACAGCTTGCCCTTAAGGTTGCCAGCGAAGAAGTGCGCGAGGCGATTTTCCGTAATATGTCCAAGCGTATGGCTGAATCCTTCCGCGAGGAAATGGAGTATATGGGTCCAGTTCGTCTGCGTGACGTAGAGGAAGCCCAAACCCGGATCGTAGCGACCATTCGCCGTCTGGAAGAATCCGGAGAAATTATTATCGCCCGTGGCGGAGGAGACGATATCATTGTCTAA
- a CDS encoding FliH/SctL family protein, whose amino-acid sequence MIKLTQYVSLDHIKYVEAPEIVYAPAVYDYEEGSEEEVQHHARQEELSRAKAQLMHEAETYAQEQIHAAEQEATARKQRAEEEIDLWWQERRLQDEIQVNEAKGAGFLDGYQEGLTSAEANMKEQYQQMLVEASGILEQAHSMKQLIIQEAEPFLIELSTSIAAKILDRQLTVEREWTVDIVKSILSRRREQGLITLCVSPTRFGYIQGFREELVLHMDSQAELQILPDASVSDHGCVVRSSFGSIDARIDTQLTEIKKVLLQIAKGSGEHAGHGKG is encoded by the coding sequence GTGATCAAGCTGACACAATATGTATCATTAGACCATATTAAATATGTCGAAGCTCCGGAAATCGTCTATGCTCCTGCGGTGTACGATTATGAAGAAGGCTCCGAGGAAGAGGTTCAGCATCATGCCAGACAAGAAGAGCTCAGCAGAGCCAAAGCGCAATTGATGCATGAAGCCGAAACCTACGCACAAGAACAAATCCATGCCGCTGAACAAGAGGCTACAGCGCGCAAGCAACGAGCTGAAGAAGAAATTGATCTCTGGTGGCAGGAGCGCAGACTTCAAGATGAAATACAAGTAAACGAAGCCAAAGGTGCCGGATTCCTTGATGGATATCAGGAAGGCCTGACATCGGCTGAAGCGAATATGAAGGAACAATACCAACAGATGCTTGTAGAGGCTTCCGGGATCCTGGAACAAGCACATTCTATGAAGCAATTAATTATTCAGGAAGCGGAGCCTTTCCTAATTGAGCTCAGCACATCCATTGCCGCCAAAATCCTGGATCGTCAACTAACGGTTGAACGGGAGTGGACAGTCGATATTGTGAAATCGATTCTGTCCCGCAGACGAGAGCAAGGACTTATCACACTCTGTGTGTCTCCAACTCGATTCGGATACATTCAAGGCTTTCGCGAAGAACTTGTTCTTCATATGGATTCACAGGCGGAGCTTCAGATTTTGCCAGATGCATCGGTAAGCGACCACGGTTGCGTAGTGAGGTCATCCTTCGGCAGCATTGATGCCAGAATTGATACCCAATTAACCGAGATCAAGAAAGTACTGTTGCAAATCGCCAAAGGAAGCGGGGAACACGCGGGACATGGAAAAGGCTAA
- the fliI gene encoding flagellar protein export ATPase FliI, which yields MEKAKGIMLDKYIEALKPLDPVRVNGKVTQVIGLTVESEGPNASIGDVCYIYPHHSAEPLKAEVVGFRNNRVLLMPLGELTSIGPGCDVVGTGKPLTVQVGHELLGKVLNGLGEPLDGSFLPSRMPHYSTLNTPSNPLQRPRVTDPISTGVRCLDGLLTIGKGQRVGIFAGSGVGKSTLLGMVARNTSADVNVIALIGERGREVLEFIEKDLGPEGLARSVVIVATSDQPALIRIKGALIATTIAEYFRDHGKNVMLMMDSVTRYAMAYREVGLAIGEPPATRGYTPSVFANLPKLLERAGTGLKGSITAFYTVLVDGDDMNEPIADAVRGILDGHVVLHRNIANRGHFPAIDVLSSVSRVMKEIVPPEQMEAAAHLKRLLSTYKDSEDLINIGAYQRGTNEEIDLSLDNIQGIWDYTKQSIKEKVTYQEALDRLLIDFYRR from the coding sequence ATGGAAAAGGCTAAAGGAATCATGCTGGATAAATACATCGAAGCCTTAAAGCCCTTGGATCCGGTCCGAGTAAACGGCAAGGTGACCCAAGTCATCGGATTAACTGTTGAATCCGAGGGTCCTAATGCGAGCATCGGAGATGTATGTTACATCTACCCGCATCATTCAGCCGAACCCTTAAAAGCGGAGGTTGTGGGCTTCCGAAATAATCGGGTACTTCTTATGCCCCTAGGCGAACTTACTTCAATCGGTCCGGGTTGCGATGTAGTCGGCACCGGTAAGCCCCTGACCGTGCAAGTTGGACATGAGTTGCTCGGTAAGGTATTAAACGGTTTGGGTGAGCCGTTGGACGGATCGTTTCTGCCAAGCCGAATGCCTCATTATTCAACACTTAATACACCAAGCAACCCTTTGCAACGTCCGCGGGTAACGGATCCGATATCAACAGGCGTACGTTGTTTGGACGGTCTGTTGACCATCGGTAAAGGACAACGCGTCGGGATTTTTGCGGGATCCGGTGTAGGGAAGAGCACTTTACTCGGTATGGTTGCCCGTAACACTTCCGCTGACGTGAATGTCATTGCCTTAATCGGTGAACGCGGCCGCGAAGTTCTCGAATTCATCGAGAAAGATCTTGGTCCTGAGGGCTTGGCCCGCTCAGTCGTCATTGTAGCAACAAGCGATCAACCGGCTTTAATAAGAATTAAAGGCGCGTTAATTGCCACAACGATTGCCGAATACTTCAGAGATCACGGCAAGAATGTCATGCTCATGATGGACTCTGTAACCAGATACGCCATGGCTTATCGGGAAGTTGGACTGGCAATTGGCGAACCACCGGCTACCCGGGGATATACGCCTTCCGTCTTTGCCAATTTGCCTAAGCTGCTTGAACGAGCAGGGACAGGTTTGAAGGGTTCTATTACCGCATTCTACACAGTGTTGGTTGACGGTGACGATATGAACGAGCCTATTGCGGATGCTGTTCGAGGAATTTTGGACGGACACGTGGTGCTGCATCGCAATATTGCCAACCGCGGTCACTTTCCGGCCATCGACGTGCTCTCTTCCGTAAGCCGGGTTATGAAAGAAATTGTCCCCCCGGAACAGATGGAAGCAGCTGCCCATCTCAAACGCTTGCTGTCTACTTATAAAGATTCGGAAGACCTTATCAATATAGGGGCGTACCAGCGAGGAACAAATGAAGAAATTGATCTTTCTTTAGATAATATCCAAGGCATATGGGACTACACGAAGCAAAGCATTAAAGAAAAAGTGACGTACCAGGAAGCATTGGACCGGCTGCTGATAGACTTTTACAGGAGATGA
- the fliJ gene encoding flagellar export protein FliJ, with protein sequence MRFHYPLQKIVDLKTTQKTQAEWILSHAVGILRDEESNLDQLYEQKSQLQYELQDKTTQSTTISSMMVTQTYINHLSNRIHEKNKQVEMAQTEVEQKKTILQSKMQDEKIWNITRDKAQMVFQTQVLKKEQDELDEIATVRFVNTAP encoded by the coding sequence ATGCGGTTTCACTATCCCTTACAGAAGATCGTCGACTTGAAAACTACCCAGAAAACACAAGCCGAGTGGATCTTATCCCATGCCGTGGGTATTCTTCGCGATGAAGAAAGCAATCTGGATCAATTATATGAACAGAAGAGTCAACTTCAATATGAATTGCAGGACAAGACTACACAAAGCACGACCATATCAAGCATGATGGTTACCCAAACGTATATTAATCATCTCAGTAACCGGATCCATGAAAAGAACAAACAAGTTGAAATGGCACAGACTGAAGTGGAACAGAAAAAAACGATACTTCAGAGCAAAATGCAAGATGAGAAGATCTGGAATATTACTAGGGATAAAGCCCAAATGGTATTTCAAACGCAAGTGTTAAAGAAAGAGCAGGACGAATTAGATGAGATTGCCACAGTCCGATTTGTGAACACCGCTCCGTAG
- a CDS encoding MotE family protein: MDNMDTEKSSYSSFERFLFFLTPIVFTLVLVLVLLTMFNYDIKSSLLSVAGKIPIVNSWLPESTNVMTQGEDETGAGEGEGVTKGQTFPPSIKIKDLEAKLISLQGQLKTASDASAAKDAQIESLTKQISALKTQNTVKSENTVQYDEQVKGLADVYAKMSPSKSAPIIENLTKSEQVLVLSQMKDDDQTRILEKMEPKKAAEASILLKDSVKSSNLQIKALQERLDQYTKGGAKPSSTITRADLAQTIASMTPGSAADMLLEMNKTSKEKVLQILNAMDTAARSRVLSSMTELSKTDTAKITTRLGN; the protein is encoded by the coding sequence ATGGATAACATGGATACTGAAAAGTCATCTTACAGCAGCTTTGAACGATTTCTTTTTTTCCTGACACCGATTGTATTTACTTTGGTACTGGTGTTAGTCCTGCTGACGATGTTTAACTACGATATCAAAAGTTCGCTGCTTTCGGTGGCAGGCAAAATTCCCATCGTTAATTCATGGTTGCCCGAGTCAACCAATGTAATGACGCAAGGAGAAGATGAAACCGGCGCGGGCGAAGGCGAAGGCGTAACAAAGGGACAAACCTTCCCACCTTCTATTAAAATCAAGGACTTGGAAGCAAAGCTGATATCTTTGCAAGGTCAGCTTAAAACAGCAAGTGATGCTTCCGCTGCTAAGGATGCGCAGATCGAATCATTAACAAAGCAAATCTCGGCATTGAAAACTCAAAATACTGTGAAATCAGAAAATACGGTTCAATATGACGAACAAGTCAAGGGATTAGCTGACGTCTATGCGAAGATGTCACCGAGCAAATCCGCTCCGATTATTGAAAATTTGACAAAAAGCGAGCAAGTGTTGGTTCTCAGTCAGATGAAGGATGATGACCAAACTCGAATTTTGGAGAAGATGGAGCCTAAAAAAGCGGCTGAAGCTTCAATTTTGCTAAAGGATTCCGTAAAGTCCAGCAACCTGCAAATTAAAGCATTACAAGAGCGCCTGGATCAATACACGAAAGGCGGGGCTAAACCGTCGTCCACAATTACGCGCGCTGACTTGGCGCAGACGATCGCCAGCATGACACCGGGCAGTGCCGCGGACATGCTTCTGGAGATGAACAAAACAAGCAAAGAAAAGGTGCTGCAAATTCTAAATGCCATGGATACAGCGGCGCGATCCAGAGTGCTGTCGTCTATGACGGAGCTGTCCAAGACAGACACGGCTAAGATCACTACAAGATTAGGCAACTAA
- a CDS encoding flagellar hook-length control protein FliK, with protein sequence MEMMIATTTAANPPVATNTRSGVENNQDFAAALNEMSMETVTAEMKADSDQTLSIKETLKALVMANSIPAGAIAEPVLIVDQESMKSELMKLASKLMGLLDELSEEEQASLLQNNELQAWMHQANELLLQLFQVMPQPQADSTQSSETTWTEGRILELLSTATLPKDTVDGIAQLMKSQTDPSVKSLQAFQQVLTQLHKLVTEHTGKSEHADLEKSASAREGLITVESSQKPAILVQAIGSKQMLTQQTAAIIQQMQREQGIVPDPVIAVDSQESERVNTNFSNLLQTGESLKPSAGVESSAKPEQLTMTSRQFVEQMSQFMFKNMKITQMAGLTEAQITMNPEHLGKVDVKISLQNGQLMAQFIANSTAGKEMLENQMNQLRQALQAQGLQVEKLEVTQSENAQTTMFQDQRQQHTFKEQHSNNQSRSNRNADDMAEDFTATIEDATTVRKLAYGNEFNVTA encoded by the coding sequence ATGGAGATGATGATTGCAACTACAACCGCTGCTAATCCACCGGTTGCCACCAACACCAGATCTGGTGTTGAGAATAATCAAGACTTTGCCGCTGCTTTAAACGAAATGTCGATGGAAACCGTTACTGCTGAGATGAAGGCCGATTCAGATCAGACTCTAAGCATCAAGGAAACATTGAAAGCTTTAGTGATGGCAAACAGCATACCCGCGGGAGCGATTGCGGAACCTGTTTTGATTGTAGATCAAGAAAGTATGAAGAGTGAACTTATGAAGCTGGCATCAAAGCTGATGGGATTGTTAGATGAATTATCAGAAGAAGAACAAGCATCATTGCTGCAAAATAACGAGTTACAGGCTTGGATGCATCAAGCAAACGAACTGTTATTGCAATTATTCCAAGTGATGCCTCAGCCACAAGCAGATTCCACTCAGTCATCGGAAACAACATGGACCGAAGGACGCATCCTTGAACTGCTTTCAACCGCAACGTTGCCTAAGGACACGGTAGACGGGATCGCCCAATTAATGAAAAGTCAAACCGATCCCAGCGTTAAATCATTACAAGCATTCCAACAGGTACTGACTCAGCTTCACAAGTTGGTTACGGAACATACCGGTAAATCCGAGCATGCAGATCTAGAGAAGAGTGCGAGCGCCAGAGAAGGGCTAATCACCGTTGAAAGCTCCCAAAAACCGGCGATCCTGGTACAAGCTATAGGTTCAAAACAGATGTTGACGCAGCAAACGGCAGCCATTATTCAACAAATGCAACGCGAACAAGGCATTGTGCCGGATCCAGTAATTGCAGTTGATTCGCAGGAAAGCGAAAGGGTCAATACGAATTTCTCTAATCTGTTACAGACGGGAGAAAGTTTGAAACCCTCAGCAGGAGTAGAGTCTTCAGCAAAGCCCGAACAGTTGACGATGACATCCAGACAATTTGTTGAGCAGATGAGTCAGTTTATGTTCAAGAACATGAAGATCACTCAAATGGCCGGGTTGACAGAGGCTCAAATTACGATGAACCCTGAACATCTGGGAAAGGTTGATGTGAAGATTTCTCTTCAGAACGGTCAACTGATGGCGCAATTCATAGCCAACTCGACGGCTGGCAAGGAAATGTTGGAGAACCAGATGAATCAGCTTCGGCAAGCGTTGCAGGCCCAAGGATTGCAGGTGGAGAAACTTGAAGTCACGCAGAGCGAAAATGCACAAACCACAATGTTTCAAGACCAAAGACAACAACACACGTTCAAAGAGCAGCATTCAAACAATCAATCGAGAAGTAATCGAAACGCAGACGACATGGCAGAAGATTTCACAGCAACCATAGAAGATGCGACTACTGTCCGTAAACTAGCTTACGGAAACGAATTTAACGTAACCGCTTAG
- a CDS encoding flagellar hook capping FlgD N-terminal domain-containing protein, which produces MADAVGGKNVWPYYAPQNIQQAQQNKDQDKSSLGKDDFLKILVTQLQNQDPSQPLQDREFIAQMAQFSSVEQIMNMAGEMKLLRQSIGMASGLIGKDISWNVTDPVTGTVTARTGLVEGIRLKDGLQYAEAGGEQVSLDRISSIRNKEDM; this is translated from the coding sequence ATGGCAGATGCAGTTGGCGGCAAAAACGTATGGCCTTATTATGCGCCGCAAAATATTCAGCAAGCTCAGCAGAACAAAGACCAAGATAAATCTTCGTTAGGTAAAGACGATTTTCTGAAAATTCTGGTAACCCAATTACAGAATCAAGATCCGTCTCAACCTTTGCAGGACCGTGAGTTTATTGCCCAGATGGCGCAATTCAGTTCCGTTGAACAAATTATGAATATGGCAGGCGAAATGAAGCTGCTTCGTCAATCGATCGGGATGGCTTCCGGCCTAATCGGTAAGGACATTTCCTGGAACGTAACGGACCCGGTTACCGGCACGGTTACGGCACGCACAGGACTTGTCGAGGGTATCCGGTTGAAAGACGGTCTTCAGTACGCCGAAGCGGGAGGAGAACAAGTCTCTTTAGATCGGATAAGCAGTATTCGAAATAAAGAGGATATGTAA
- a CDS encoding TIGR02530 family flagellar biosynthesis protein translates to MSDRITIGRMFPNAVVPGAKNIQVQQGSKSFHEIFQNQFVRFSHHAESRLHQRGIELKPEQITKISTALDKAAAKGAKDSLFLMNDMAFIVNVKNRTVVTAMDQNALKDNVFTQIDSAIVIS, encoded by the coding sequence ATGTCGGATCGAATAACTATAGGTCGAATGTTCCCGAATGCTGTCGTTCCGGGAGCCAAAAATATACAAGTGCAACAAGGATCTAAATCATTTCATGAAATTTTTCAAAATCAGTTCGTCCGTTTCAGTCACCATGCCGAATCGAGGCTGCATCAAAGAGGAATTGAGTTGAAACCTGAGCAGATAACTAAAATCAGCACCGCTCTTGATAAAGCAGCTGCTAAAGGGGCCAAGGATTCTTTGTTTCTCATGAATGACATGGCTTTCATTGTGAACGTAAAAAACCGGACCGTGGTAACGGCTATGGACCAAAATGCACTCAAAGATAATGTATTTACACAAATAGACAGTGCCATCGTTATTTCATAG
- the flgG gene encoding flagellar basal body rod protein FlgG, whose protein sequence is MLRSMYSGVSGMRGFQVKLDVIGNNIANVNTVGFKAGRVMFKDILSQTTSGVTPPGDGTQGGVNAKQIGLGVTVGTIDTIHTPGSAMTTNVVTDLRIDGDGFFAVKSSEEQEAPYLTRAGNFTLDANRFLVNGDGMYVLNSDGDQIQLEETVTAFSIGQDGSIIAVNADGTSAPTDDKIGIAMVTNPAGLEKIGGNLYRNTPNSNADGDNEELYTANDTASGTGAVISGQLEMSNVDLTNEFTEMIVAQRGFQANSRIITTSDEILQEVVNLKR, encoded by the coding sequence TTGTTAAGATCTATGTACTCAGGTGTTTCGGGGATGCGCGGCTTCCAGGTAAAGCTGGATGTCATCGGTAACAATATCGCAAATGTAAACACCGTTGGATTTAAAGCAGGGCGTGTCATGTTCAAAGATATTTTGAGCCAAACCACCTCGGGAGTGACTCCCCCGGGAGACGGTACTCAAGGCGGAGTCAACGCGAAACAAATCGGTTTGGGTGTTACCGTAGGGACAATTGACACCATACACACACCGGGCAGCGCCATGACAACAAATGTTGTGACGGACTTGCGCATTGACGGGGACGGATTCTTCGCCGTTAAATCCTCCGAGGAACAAGAAGCTCCTTATTTAACAAGAGCAGGAAACTTTACTTTGGATGCCAATCGCTTCCTGGTCAATGGAGACGGCATGTATGTTCTCAATTCTGATGGAGATCAGATTCAATTGGAAGAAACGGTAACGGCGTTTTCCATTGGGCAAGACGGCAGCATTATAGCTGTTAACGCGGATGGAACAAGCGCTCCTACAGATGACAAAATCGGCATCGCGATGGTGACGAATCCCGCGGGCTTGGAGAAAATCGGGGGCAACTTATACCGTAACACCCCCAACTCTAATGCCGACGGCGATAACGAAGAGTTATACACAGCCAATGACACCGCCTCCGGCACCGGAGCCGTTATTTCCGGTCAACTGGAAATGTCCAATGTGGACCTGACGAATGAGTTTACGGAAATGATCGTTGCGCAACGCGGCTTCCAGGCCAATTCCCGAATCATCACGACTTCGGATGAGATCCTGCAAGAGGTCGTTAACCTGAAACGATAA